A genomic stretch from Xiphophorus maculatus strain JP 163 A chromosome 14, X_maculatus-5.0-male, whole genome shotgun sequence includes:
- the LOC102234514 gene encoding immunoglobulin kappa light chain-like isoform X1, with protein MLTNQWQTRPLREENAKKILSIHHNNLKTMAFAHYAFFPTCLVLCLVQETHLSSYSSVHQESSFTSAHVGGKVTIRCFYKGDDSAWICWYKQSLGQKPRLISSFYSYGTKRTFYHEFQNSSRFQMDAENHTYYLTVSDLLVSNSATYYCAVNYAKVLTFVEGKTVSVRDSGFDSQASVDQPKYATVPPGGSVTLNCTVQTGSCGGEHRVYWFRNSDDSPPGLVYGHGAKSEQCETNPYRQTHTCVYDLPVENLDASHAGTYYCAVASCGHIVFGNGTTLNFSLGEENILVYLFVGFGFGSVTTALVVLLIIFVNRRKTRRHQATESRRPVAWTTITEDNHRDSGDLHYASINVESSSRSQKQRKSSQSVRLCSSVKNEK; from the exons ATGCTAACCAATCAATGGCAGACTAGACCCTTAAGAGAGGAAAATGCTAAAAAGATACTTTCCATTCACCACAATAATCTGAAGACAATGGCATTTGCACACTATGCCTTCTTTCCGACATGCCTTGTCCTATGCTTGG TTCAGGAAACTCATCTGTCATCATATTCATCTGTTCACCAAGAGAGCAGCTTCACCTCAGCCCATGTCGGTGGCAAAGTGACCATTCGATGTTTCTACAAAGGTGACGATTCAGCATGGATCTGCTGGTACAAACAAAGTCTGGGGCAGAAGCCAAGGCTCATTTCGAGCTTCTATAGCTATGGAACAAAAAGGACTTTTTACCATGAATTCCAGAACAGTAGTCGTTTCCAGATGGATGCAGAGAATCACACTTACTACCTGACGGTTTCGGACCTACTTGTCTCAAACTCAGCGACTTACTACTGTGCAGTTAACTATGCAAAGGTGCTGACTTTTGTAGAGGGAAAAACAGTTAGTGTTAGAGATTCAGGTTTTGACAGTCAGGCTTCGGTCGATCAGCCAAAGTACGCCACCGTCCCGCCGGGAGGCTCTGTGACTCTCAACTGCACAGTCCAAACTGGGAGCTGTGGTGGAGAACACAGAGTTTACTGGTTCAGAAACTCTGATGACTCTCCACCAGGACTGGTTTATGGACACGGAGCCAAGAGTGAGCAGTGTGAGACGAATCCctacagacagacacacacctgtgtGTATGACCTGCCTGTGGAGAATCTGGATGCGTCTCATGCTGGGACCTACTACTGCGCCGTCGCCTCCTGTGGACACATCGTTTTTGGAAACGGAACCACGCTGAATTTCTCCTTAG GAGAAGAAAACATCTTGGTGTACCTGTTTGTGGGATTTGGGTTTGGGTCTGTCACCACCGCCCTGGTTGTTTTACTGATTATCTTTGTGAACAGGAGAAAGACAAGACGTCACCAAGCCACGG AGTCCAGACGGCCTGTGGCCTGGACCACAATAACCGAG GATAATCACAGAGACTCAGGCGACCTCCACTATGCATCTATAAATGTTGAGTCATCCAGCAGATcacagaaacagaggaagagcAGCCAGTCTGTCCGCCTCTGCTCTAGtgtaaaaaatgagaaataa
- the LOC102234773 gene encoding uncharacterized protein LOC102234773 isoform X1, producing MSPPAFALYIVALLVVIAAHKPALTHLSLLMESAEVGGSTTLQCLCRDDAAVMFYWYKQTQGKEPRLVCTFYKYKENRFEDEFDTSRFSLDSKNHSNILLNISDLRMSDSATYYCLKSNLAIIKFCEGTTLIVKGSGLNPPTSLQQSETEPIRSPDCSVQTGSCGAEHSFYWFRNSGDFHPGLIYSQAGDRNACERKRKASTNSCSFNLPVKNLNKSQNGADFCAVASCGHILFGDQTIVHSEGDSVSIVLVYLLSGALSLTTLLAATLAFSVLRLSKRHSQQTDCSDTFSATNAPTARQLQGGENLQYAAVNNVKQNMSGGAKKNFSECVYSTVRQ from the exons ATGTCTCCTCCAGCCTTTGCTTTGTATATAGTAGCTCTACTTGTTGTAATAGCGG CTCACAAACCAGCTTTGACACATTTGTCGCTACTTATGGAATCAGCTGAAGTTGGAGGCAGTACGACTTTGCAGTGCCTCTGTCGGGACGATGCAGCTGTGATGTTTTACTGGTACAAACAAACTCAGGGGAAGGAACCAAGACTCGTCTGCACATTCtacaaatataaagaaaaccgTTTTGAAGATGAATTTGACACTTCTCGTTTCTCTTTAGACAGTAAAAACCACAGCAACATTTTGCTGAACATATCCGATTTGAGGATGTCAGACTCAGCGACTTATTACTGTCTAAAGAGCAACTTAGCTATCATCAAGTTTTGTGAGGGAACTACACTCATTGTGAAAGGTTCAGGACTAAATCCCCCAACATCACTCCAACAGTCTGAGACGGAGCCCATCCGATCACCGGACTGCTCAGTACAAACTGGGAGCTGTGGTGCGGAGCACAGTTTTTACTGGTTCAGGAACTCTGGAGATTTCCACCCTGGGTTGATTTACAGCCAGGCGGGCGATAGGAACGCGTGTGAGAGGAAACGCAAGGCATCAACAAACAGCTGTTCTTTCAACCTGCCAGTGAAGAACCTGAATAAGTCACAAAATGGGGCCGATTTCTGTGCTGTTGCTTCATGTGGACACATACTGTTTGGAGACCAGACCATCGTCCACTCTGAAG GTGACTCTGTCTCCATTGTCTTGGTTTATCTCCTGAGTGGAGCTTTGTCACTCACCACCCTGCTAGCAGCTACACTGGCCTTCTCGGTGTTAAGACTGAGCAAAAGACACAGTCAGCAAACAG ATTGCAGCGACACATTTTCTGCAACAAACGCTCCAACTGCTCGG CAGCTCCAAGGTGGAGAAAACCTCCAATATGCTGCTGTGAacaatgtgaaacaaaacatgTCAGGAGGAGCAAAGAAGAACTTCAGTGAATGTGTCTATTCTACTGTGAGGCAGTAG
- the LOC102234773 gene encoding uncharacterized protein LOC102234773 isoform X2, protein MSPPAFALYIVALLVVIAAHKPALTHLSLLMESAEVGGSTTLQCLCRDDAAVMFYWYKQTQGKEPRLVCTFYKYKENRFEDEFDTSRFSLDSKNHSNILLNISDLRMSDSATYYCLKSNLAIIKFCEGTTLIVKGSGLNPPTSLQQSETEPIRSPDCSVQTGSCGAEHSFYWFRNSGDFHPGLIYSQAGDRNACERKRKASTNSCSFNLPVKNLNKSQNGADFCAVASCGHILFGDQTIVHSEGDSVSIVLVYLLSGALSLTTLLAATLAFSVLRLSKRHSQQTDCSDTFSATNAPTARLQGGENLQYAAVNNVKQNMSGGAKKNFSECVYSTVRQ, encoded by the exons ATGTCTCCTCCAGCCTTTGCTTTGTATATAGTAGCTCTACTTGTTGTAATAGCGG CTCACAAACCAGCTTTGACACATTTGTCGCTACTTATGGAATCAGCTGAAGTTGGAGGCAGTACGACTTTGCAGTGCCTCTGTCGGGACGATGCAGCTGTGATGTTTTACTGGTACAAACAAACTCAGGGGAAGGAACCAAGACTCGTCTGCACATTCtacaaatataaagaaaaccgTTTTGAAGATGAATTTGACACTTCTCGTTTCTCTTTAGACAGTAAAAACCACAGCAACATTTTGCTGAACATATCCGATTTGAGGATGTCAGACTCAGCGACTTATTACTGTCTAAAGAGCAACTTAGCTATCATCAAGTTTTGTGAGGGAACTACACTCATTGTGAAAGGTTCAGGACTAAATCCCCCAACATCACTCCAACAGTCTGAGACGGAGCCCATCCGATCACCGGACTGCTCAGTACAAACTGGGAGCTGTGGTGCGGAGCACAGTTTTTACTGGTTCAGGAACTCTGGAGATTTCCACCCTGGGTTGATTTACAGCCAGGCGGGCGATAGGAACGCGTGTGAGAGGAAACGCAAGGCATCAACAAACAGCTGTTCTTTCAACCTGCCAGTGAAGAACCTGAATAAGTCACAAAATGGGGCCGATTTCTGTGCTGTTGCTTCATGTGGACACATACTGTTTGGAGACCAGACCATCGTCCACTCTGAAG GTGACTCTGTCTCCATTGTCTTGGTTTATCTCCTGAGTGGAGCTTTGTCACTCACCACCCTGCTAGCAGCTACACTGGCCTTCTCGGTGTTAAGACTGAGCAAAAGACACAGTCAGCAAACAG ATTGCAGCGACACATTTTCTGCAACAAACGCTCCAACTGCTCGG CTCCAAGGTGGAGAAAACCTCCAATATGCTGCTGTGAacaatgtgaaacaaaacatgTCAGGAGGAGCAAAGAAGAACTTCAGTGAATGTGTCTATTCTACTGTGAGGCAGTAG